The sequence gtggcatcatatttgatgatttggccttgaaaccttagttatgaaaaggggacttgccaagtaaactACTgtaaaaaaattgggagtgatttgaaattttccacgtaggattttgagaagtgcaaaattagggtgctcaactactgggtcctctcccctatgtGAGTATTGTTTATACCAAGAATATGACTGATTTCTAGCCACATAACTAGGATCAGCATTATATTTTATTGAGCAGTTTAGTGTTATGAAGTTTTTATGAAGACCATCCCATATATGCCTCTACATCAACAAAAAGTAAATATTTTTTAGCAAAAATCGTCGAAAAATAATCTCATgaacaaagaaaacaaaataatcAAAGTTAAATAGTCTCAAGAGAAATTTATAAACTTTATAAGGCTTCTTTGTAAAGAGTCGTGTCCTACTTTTGAATCTCATAGACTACTTTGATCTCACTAACATtattaaaatcattcattcaattgtGAAGGGAAGAGGCAAAAAGCAGCAGAGAAACAAATATAGAAATTTATATTAAACAAAATGAAACATTTAATACAAACATGATTACATTCTTCCTACTCACAATTTCTTACTTCTTCATACAGCTCTCCAGAGCCGGACTCTACTAAGAGAGTGCATACAAAATACAAAGCCATACAATATATAGAAAGCTAAACATATACGATGCAGAGAGAGAACACATAAAATAAGATATTTTATATTGCCCACAACGCATGAGAAACCAGTTGATGCGACAATGAGCATGTTGAATGATTTAATGCAAAATTCATTTGAATCCATGGCAAAATCCTGCCTTAAATGCTTGTCATAGATATTGATATTATCTGTAGATATGGAGGAAACAGAGATGACTGGTACAATAGTTGGAATCAACTTCCAACGAATCGGTAGGCCTTCCTACTTAAATGTGTTTAATGGGGCCACATTTCAACATCAAAGATTTCTGCCAATCCTCTGTTTCCTGCAAAGcaagatgaataatggaatgaattaAATCTTTCATTTGCTGCAAATGAAatacattgaaaaataaaatataattaagtaGTAGTTGGACTACTCGTACCTCCCAAGTGGAGTCAGCTAGCACCACGAAATTTCAATCTTCTTTTTTCTCTTTGCATTTCTATCCGCCGCCTGATCATCTTTTCACTTAGTGAAATATTTAACCGCCACAAGCTCTGAATAGGCCATCCATTTTTCACTTAGGCTCTCACAATTCGACAGGTCTAATTTTATTAGAGACGTCAGGCAGTGAAAATCGCTAGAAAGCTACTCCAGGTTAGAGCACATTGATAAAACCAGCGTTTCCAAGTATCCAAGCTGGCCGAAACATTCAGGAAGTTTGGACAGGTTTTTGCATTTGGACAAAACCAAGTATTTTAGAGCTCCAAGGTACCCAAAGTCACTGCTCAATTCCCGAATGTTATAGCACCTTGATAATTCTAACCTTTCCAAACAGCCAAGCTTCCCAAAACCTTCAGGTAGTCTTAAGACTCTTAACAAACTCTTACATCCAGACATGCTTAATCTTTTTAACGCTGCAAGGCAATGAAAGTCATCGCACAATTCTTGCAAACTTTCACATTCGTTCAAGTCTAAATTTTCCAGACAACTCCGTTGTCCGAAGCCGGTGGGAAGCACTTTTAAGCTCTTACAGAACTTCAATGATAAGCCAGTCAATGTTGTGAATTTGCAGATTTCATCTGGTAATTCTTTCAAACTTGAAATTCCAGAAAATGTTATTGTATTTTTccagaaagataacttgcagaccCTGTTCGGGAGACTAATATATTTTAAAGATGGTAAGTTTTCAAGCCCTTCTGGTAGCCGAACAAGACCAGAGCAATTTGTTAAGTCCAGTGACTGTAATGACAAGAGTTTCTGGAATTCGCAGGGCAGCTCTTCCAATTTGCAGCAACCTTTCAAACTAAGCTTGGCAAGGGAGCTCAGTTCTCCAAATCCTTCTCCTAATCGCATAAGATCAACACACCTGAATATATGCAACTCTCGTAGTGATCGGAGCTTCCTGATCGACCCTGGTAGCTTCTTCAGACCTACAATGCTGGACAGTTTTAACTTCTGCAGACCATAAACTTTCACAAAACTTGAGATTTGCGTATCATGAAATCCTTCCAACTCCAAGTGTTTTAATTTAATAAGATGCCCAAACTCTATATCTGCATGTATATTGCACCTGTCAGTTCCCCTGCTCCTCTTAAGTTTGAGTACTTTCAATCCAGAGAAATTCTGCATCCAAAAGGACCTTATTAacaatatttggaaaaaaaaaagactTAAGAACTGGAACAACAGAAAAGAAAAGGTCATATAAAAAGATTTCATAACCAAAACATAAGGGTAATATTTACAACAAATATTTCTGAGTAGAGAGGAAAACTTACCTTGGGCAGACGCCAAATTTCGTTCTCCTTGAAACTATAATCCATGAAGCGTAAGTTGTTAAGCTTCGATACGTCAAAAGCGAAATCGGGCACCTTGCCCGCTTGTAGAAACCTCTAGTCGAACCCCTTTTGTTTGGGTCAGATCCTGGATACATTCGAACCAAGAAAAGTTACATATGAGTCTAACGTAATTTATAAAATTtcaatcatttgagtattttataCTTGAATTCTTCATTCTTTATGGCGGAAGAAAAGTCATCTGTGCTTCTGAAGCGACTGTCTTTTGATTTATTACGACCTGCTGTCAATATAAGATCGTGGATGCTTATTCTCTCTCTGGTTTTTCCATCATAAGCTTCAAACCGTAATTTTTTTACCAGAGCACCCTCTAGTAGACAATCCAGTTCTTCCTCTCCCACAATGCAGGCAACTTCATTCCACTCCCAATCATAGAAAAATGAGCAGATGTCGAGGAACGCCTCTTGAGCACTGAGTGTAAGCTCATTGTAAGCAAATAGAATTCGAGAATCCTCAAAAGAGTCTTCCTTGTCACAGCTGAAATCCTCTCCATCTCTTAGCCAAACACATACTTTTTCATAAGCTTCAGCTTCGTTTTTTTCCTTATGGAGATAGGCTCCCACCACTCCAAAAATAGCGGACAGCAATTGCATTTCTCCGCTATTTTCATTGCCTGAGGTCTTCCTTCCACCATGGACTCTACGTCTATTTCGCTGTCAATTTTCTTGCACAATAGCTGTACGGCATCCCCAACCAAAAGGGATTCAATGGAATATAATTTACTGTGTTTAATTCAGCAACTTTCAAACACGCCAGAGATGTTTGTTTTTCTAGCTGTTGCAAGAATCCTCAGTTTCTTTTTTGGACTGTCGATCAGCTTGGGTAAAAGCATTTCCAGATGTTCTCTCTTTAAGATGTTGTCGATGTATATGAAAACAACTTCTCTCTCTATGATTGATTTCAGCTCCTTTTGTCCATCCTGTCTTACACCATGTTTTATACCCGTCAAGTCGCTCAAAATCTGAGACTGGATTTCTTCTATGTTGGGATTTAATTCCAGATTTTTTATGAGGGTGACCTTTGAATATTTCCAGCCCTGCAGATTTAAAGATGCATACACTTCATTTGCCAAGGTGGTTTTTCCTGCTCCACCAATGCCGTGTACAGCCACGGCCACAGCTGACTTGTCATTCCCCACTTAAGGAGTTCAATCACTTCAGTAATCTTTTGATTTATGCCCACGGCTACAGAGAAAAAGAATATCAGTTTTAAACAAACCAAGCATATGGTTGCCATGAACAAATAATATTGATAAATTAAATAGAGATAATTTACCTGCAGAATTATGGGATGGAACCTGTGGATGGCTGCATACTAAATTGCTATGCGCAACATCTAAAGTAGAAAGGCTTATTTGTGAAAGAAGCGTCTTGCCCATTTCATCCACTTGAATGCGAAGCTTTGCAAGTTCTTGTCCATCCGTTCCAGCTTCCAACAATCTTTCAATTACATGCAATAAAATGTAACATTTTTTTCAGTGGATGGCGGTAAATGAGTTTCTTTTCAACGCATATGCCGAGAAAATAATTCATGTTGCTACACATTAAAGATAATTTCCATCAAATGTGAATGGAAGGTTGTTCTAAGAGGAACCCTAGGCTCCTCGTGGACAAATGTTTTACTTTACTCATCTCAAAAGAAAGAATGAAGATACTCATGTTGGTTGGCGCTTTATCAATCTATTCAACATTGCGTATAAGTCAATGCTCTTCATATTAAACTagggatgcgtctattctggctccaaaagtgcTTGTCGTACCAACGACATGCAACGACATACATGTCCgtgacatgcataccatgccaatttggcGTAGCGGCTGGACCCACAATATGTGACGTGGACTTGTCGTGGACTCGCCGGTTTGTTTCAATCGTCGGAGCCCATGCGAAACTATGTGGACATGCCGGAGGACGACCGCGGCTCGCTTACTGGTTAGCGACAGTGTGTTGTGCATAACACACATTAAAAGCCAGGAAAAAGAAACAACCGTCGGTGACTGTAGAAACCACGTTTGGACGACATACCGGTAGAAAAAAGAAAGCGCAGGCTTTAAAAAAAGCCATAAAATAAAAAAACCGCTGACGATTTAAGAAATTGCGTTCAGATGACATATCGATGGGAAAAAGAGGGCGTTGCTTTCAAAATATGTACCTTCGTCAGAAAACGTGGCGCCATTTTGTGCCTAACGTGGAAAAGAGAAGACTAATGCGTGATTAAAACATGATTGTTGAAAGGTAGGCTGCGAGTTATTGTTGAAGTGCTATTGTTGAAGAAGCAGGTTGCGACTCATTGTTGAAGGGCTCTTGTTGTTGAAGGGCATCCGATTGTTGAAGCAGACTGCGTTTTTGAAGGGTGTGAGGTATGTGGAAATCGacctctacaagttatctttttcttgtttgtgtttggattttatttaaaatgatgGATGCATATATTCtatgtttgcattgtttgttttcgTTTCTTGTTTTGGTTTATATGTAGTGCGAAAATTTGCTTGTTTTGGAGGCATAATAGGGAGAAAATTTGCTTGTCTAATTGTCGCATTAGGGTAGATATGCGTGTTTGGTGGCTCCAAAAAGCCTTACATCGTGACTACCGACTCCCGACTAACAATCCATGGTAGTCCGGTAGTGGGTTGACCTGTTTAACCGTAGGTTGTGCGACCGCGGCTAAGCCAGGCCGTCTGCGAATCTGCGAAGGTGCATAACACGCCATTTTTGTCCAATATCTTTGTGAGATTTTGGATACAACAGGTGGGATTGGGTTAGAATGCGCGTTAGGGTTA is a genomic window of Cryptomeria japonica chromosome 7, Sugi_1.0, whole genome shotgun sequence containing:
- the LOC131046716 gene encoding disease resistance protein TAO1, with the protein product MDYSFKENEIWRLPKNFSGLKVLKLKRSRGTDRCNIHADIEFGHLIKLKHLELEGFHDTQISSFVKVYGLQKLKLSSIVGLKKLPGSIRKLRSLRELHIFRCVDLMRLGEGFGELSSLAKLSLKGCCKLEELPCEFQKLLSLQSLDLTNCSGLVRLPEGLENLPSLKYISLPNRVCKLSFWKNTITFSGISSLKELPDEICKFTTLTGLSLKFCKSLKVLPTGFGQRSCLENLDLNECESLQELCDDFHCLAALKRLSMSGCKSLLRVLRLPEGFGKLGCLERLELSRCYNIRELSSDFGYLGALKYLVLSKCKNLSKLPECFGQLGYLETLVLSMCSNLE